In Vicugna pacos chromosome 1, VicPac4, whole genome shotgun sequence, a single window of DNA contains:
- the UBXN7 gene encoding UBX domain-containing protein 7 gives MAAHGGSAASSALKGLIQQFTAITGASESVGKHMLEACNNNLEMAVTMFLDGGGIAEEPSTSSASVSTVRPHTEEEVRAPIPQKQEILVEPEPLFGAPKRRRPARSIFDGFRDFQTETIRQEQELRNGGAIDKKLTTLADLFRPPIDLMHKGSFETAKECGQMQNKWLMINIQNVQDFACQCLNRDVWSNEAVKNIIREHFIFWQVYHDSEEGQRYIQFYKLGDFPYVSILDPRTGQKLVEWHQLDVSSFLDQVTGFLGEHGQLDGLSSSPPKKCARSESLIDASEDSQLEAAIRASLQETHFDSTQTKQDSRSDEESESELFSGSEEFISVCGSDEEEEIENLAKSRKSPHKDLGHRKEENRRPLTEPPTRTEPGTAINHQGLPAVDSEILEMSPEKSDGIVEGIDVNGPKAQLMLRYPDGKREQITLPEQAKLLALVKHVQSKGYPNERFELLTNFPRRKLSHLDYDITLQEAGLCPQETVFVQERN, from the exons GTGCAAGTGAAAGTGTAGGGAAACATATGCTTGAAGCCTGCAACAATAATCTGGAGATGGCAGTTACTATGTTTTTGGATGGTGGAGGAATCGCTGAAGAGCCCAGTACCAGTTCTGCAAGTGTCTCCACTGTCAGACCACACACTGA aGAGGAAGTTCGTGCCCCAATTCCTCAAAAGCAGGAAATATTGGTGGAACCAGAACCTTTGTTTGGTG CTCCTAAAAGACGACGGCCTGCACGTTCAATATTTGATGGTTTCCGGGATTTTCAAACTGAAACTA TTCGGCAAGAACAGGAATTAAGAAATGGAGGAGCAATAGATAAGAAACTAACTACCCTTGCAGATTTATTCCGGCCACCCATTGACTTGATGCATAAAGGCAGCTTTGAAACA GCCAAAGAGTGTGGCCAGATGCAGAATAAGTGGCTGATGATAAACattcaaaatgtacaagacttTGCATGCCAGTGCCTCAACCGTGACGTATGGAGCAATGAAGCTGTGAAGAATATTATCCGAGAACATTTCATTTTCTGGCAG GTTTATCACGACAGTGAGGAAGGTCAGAGATACATACAGTTTTATAAGCTAGGGGATTTCCCCTATGTTTCCATCTTGGATCCTCGGACAG GTCAGAAGCTGGTTGAGTGGCACCAGTTAGACGTATCTTCTTTCTTGGACCAAGTTACGGGATTTCTGGGTGAACATGGGCAACTGGATGGACTTTCTAGCAGTCCCCCCAAAAAATGTGCCCGTTCA GAGAGCCTTATAGATGCAAGTGAAGACAGCCAGCTAGAAGCTGCCATCAGAGCCTCCTTGCAAGAGACACATTTTGATTCCACACAGACAAAACAGGATAGCCGCTCAGATGAAGAATCTGAATCTGAACTTTTTTCTGGCAGTGAGGAGTTCATATCCGTTTGTGGCTCTGACGAAGAAGAGGAGATAGAGAATCTTGCCAAATCTAGGAAGTCTCCCCACAAAGATTTGGGGCATAGAAAAGAGGAGAACAGAAGGCCACTGACTGAGCCCCCCACCAGAACTGAACCTGGAACAGCCATAAACCATCAAGGATTGCCAGCTGTGGATTCGGAAATATTGGAAATGTCACCCGAAAAATCAGATGGAATAGTGGAGGGCATAGATGTAAATG GACCAAAAGCACAGCTGATGTTGCGGTATCCAGATGGAAAAAGGGAACAAATCACTCTTCCAGAGCAAGCTAAACTACTA GCTTTGGTGAAGCATGTTCAGTCTAAAGGATATCCAAATGAACGTTTTGAACTTCTCACCAACTTCCCTCGAAGGAAACTCTCTCATCTGGACTATGATATTACGTTACAAGAGGCAGGCCTTTGTCctcaagagactgtctttgtACAGGAAAGAAATTAA